TAGTCttctgaacttttttttttcttttttccttttttttttttttttttctattcacaAGCCAATTTCGTGTCGAAGCTACTCAAGCAGATCGCGAAGGCCTGAAAAGCCGACAGCGGGTATCGGTAATCCATCGTGAACATGTCTTTCGCCACCTTCCCGAACTGCAGTATGATCTTGTCgtgctccggcggcggcgcaggctGCGAGGGCGTCGGGGCTCCCGCGGACGGCTGCGTGGCGGCGATGAGCTGGAAGTTCTTGACCGATGCGACGGTAACGCGCCCTCGGAAGTTGAGGCACCAGCACTGCAACTGCTCGTGCCACCGCGGCGCCTTGTTACGCAGCACCAGAGGCCGAGCCTTGCCCTCCTCGTCCCCGTCGTCTGCCCCCGCTCCGGCCCCTGCCGCCGTAATGTCGGAGAAGCGGGCGCTGCCGAAGTCCACGGACGATTTCGAGAAGGAGACGCTGTTGAAGGATTCGTCGAGAATGGAGCGGGAGAACAGGCCGTCGCTGTCCGGCTGGCAGGAAGGGACGGTGCCGCCAGCGTCGAGGGCGGAGGCGGGGATCGAGTGCATGATGCAGTGCATGCGCCGCGGGCCTCGCGTGCCCAGCACGTTCAGCTCGTACGCCACCTGGGAGACGACGTAGCTGCTGGACGGGCACCGGGGGGACACTTTCTTGGAGTGGAACCGCCGGCTCGTCTTGCCGGGGTGGGACAGCCCAGCTGCGTTGTAGGGCGGCTGGGTGTCGTAGATCACAAACTTTGTGCCGAGGAAGTTAGACCTAGGGTGGCGACAACTTTATAAATTATGATCTTGAAGATAATAGAAAGAGAGgtattaagataaaaaatatacaaatagtcTCTGTACTATCCCCTTCACTGAGGCTGTCCCTGAATGTTTTTAACTTTAGGCCCTGAACTTTCTCATATATTCTCAAAAAGGGAAGTTCTTTTGCAGGATAAGGGGTTTAACGGAGATTAGGGATGGAATTGCTATATACGAGAAAGATCGGATACTAAGTTCAGGAACCATCTCAGCATAGAAATAGTGTAGgaactatccatacattttacctagAGGTATATTGAAGATGAATTATCAATACCTCAATTTTCCGATATATGTGCTACTAGACCGTGATATATTGTCTGCGTCCATGGTTATAATATACTCCGTACAAGTTGTGCGGCGATTTCTTTTGGCCGATAAGAGGAACTTCCCATTTTCGACAAGCACAGCTGTAGCACATTTAAGTTGCAAGTTAGGACAGCAACAACTGAAAATGCCATAACAATCTAGAGAAAATGATTTCAGCGAAGGGGAGAAAAAATGTGTCATCAGCTGAAATTCTACAGAGAGCAAACGAAATACTCGACTAAGATGATAGAGAGAGGTTTTAGTGAAGAAGAAGCTTACCCGGGCTGAGACACAGGTAGAGATGATAAGTAAGAGTTGATTTATCCCTCTTAATAAAGCACTGGATGGGAGCATCTCGAGGTCCAGGCTGTTTAAAGCAAAACAACAATACGATGAATTCATCAGTCGAGCAAGTCAAAGAAAATCTCCACAAGTTCGTCTTTTTCCGTAATCATGTCTTTCATTATGAATTTTCTCTAATAATGAAAGTAGAGCGGAGACAAAACAACACATAACATCTAAAGGTAAAACTGCACAGATCTTACATGAACTACAAAGCATTTCGAGATGAATACTCGACctccaaaatttttaatattactaCCAAACCTTTAACTGCTGCTTCCACGTCTCAAATAACTAACAATAACAGTAAGTTACGGAATATTCCTTCGAAAGTGTTATCGTTAAGTTTGGAGAAGAGGTATTTGAATCAAACATACTGTAAGTTTAGGTAgtatcatcaaaattttgaaggttTCGGTACTCATTCCAAAATGCGGTATAGGGTAGGCAAAGTCTAATATGTTTTTCGCAAAACATTAAACAGGAAACTACCTGCTTCAGGGATACAGGAAAGGTAATCTTTCCAGATAACTCGGGATTTTTCACGAGTTCTTTACACGTCTCTCGCCAAGAGCGGCAGACGGCGGCGCAGGCAACCACATTCTTGCGGGAAGGCCACGTGCTCTCGCTCGCCTCTAGCCTTCTGATCACATCGCGGAGCAGTTCGGGAGGAAGACTAGCCCAACAGCTATTCTGAATTACAGAAGACTGGTCGCGGATCTCGTGCACGTGGCCCTGAGATTTCCCCCTGCGGTGGGCCGCAACCCTCACCTCAAAGCCGCGTCGAGATAAGCTCCCAATGCCATCCCTTACATCTCGTACTATACTACGGAATGACATCTAAACCTGCGATTCGAAGCCAGCAAGCAGAATGCTATCTCCAACTCAACAGAAGACTCGGCCAAAACGCGTAAAATGGCAGGCTGCAACTAGATAGAGAAATTTCAACAAAGCCTTTGGGTTTGACCAACACAACCTGGAAAAAATGGCAggtatttgattaaaaaatcaacaaaacaaAGCAAAAGAAGCTGCAAATTCCCCTCCCCCCCAAAAAAACTCATTTAACCAATTAGATTTCGCACGAAGTACTACAGGGATATGAATGTGGATATTctccaaagtttttttttttttttctctctaagaAGTTAGGATTGGtccaaaaatacaatttttaacaAGCAGTTAGatcacaaaaaggaaaaaaaaaacaattagtCAAACAAACATTAGCTTCATATCATGGAACACAAACTAGAATCCAATCCCACATGTATTATACAATACAACTATTAATCCGAAGCCTATCATGAAACACATTACAAGTATATTTGCATGATCTGAGATTCAATTTTAAAGTTTCCTTTCTCACACAGACCCAAAAACTTAAAATGCTTCAATTTTATGCACAAAAAACAGTTTACGTATCTCCCCATGACGTATCatatcataaataaaaaaaaaagtattaaaactgaaaaaaaaaaaaattatgaacttACTAAAAAATGTAACATTTCTTAACCAATAGCGGGGATTCCACTAAGTAACAACTAAAGAGGCTTCATTAACAATACTTAGTAACCATTCCAACGAGATGGagaaaagtgtttttttttttgacgaatTACACGGGAAAAGAGCGATTTTTACCGAAGATGCACATCACAAACATTAAGAAACATCAAATTAGAACCAAAAACATATCAAATACACAGATCTACTACTCCCAGACCTAAAATACGCCCCCAAATCGCAAAAACCCACGAAACCCTAAAAAAAGGGCTCAAAATGGCGATGCGATGAGATCGAATCGAACCCTAGCAACAACTGTCGAATCGAAGGCGCCCTAAGGAACGAATCGCCCCTGTAGATCCGATCCCTtccttcgctctctctctctctctctctctctctaatgcGACGGATCTGAGAGGGATTATTAAATTGGATTAAGGGAAAAGGAGGAGAAAgtggagaaaaagagaaaaaaggtgaaaaagaaaagggattgGGAACATAGTATAGTACATAGAACGGTAGTGGACGAAGAAGAACAAATTATTCCCTGCACCTGGTGTGTAAGTATGTTTCATACACcacatttattaaaaataaaatacttttgtgGATATTTCCAAAGTAACATAATatagaatttatctgaattatgaataattttgaattaattatttaatattttaaaatttttactttattattcaactttctaatttttttgatttcagtcggtcaaaaatattttaactttaaaatttttagtaatgaatttaaattttaaagtcaaaatatcgttgattgattcaaataaaataaattaaaaattgaatagtataattaaaatattgaaaggttggatagctaattcaaaataatttataatttagataagttttatacatttttacttattttaaaattataaaataatttattagatatTTAGCAATGATATTTAAAAGCTTctgtatttaataattaataattataaaataggtaatagatttttaaaacatattttttaatcatatattgagtaaaattttgatttaaaatattatttgtagaAAGTCAGgtattatatacaatatatttgaatatattaagtttggtaaaataaaatctgattcatttaatttgttatattacatgaaatttagaaaatttatatactaaaagtaataaatattttacactaattttatacaaattaaataacaTTTTTTAGACCGGTtgatatctaaaaaaaaaaacttttaaaacctTATAATTTTCCCTTTCTTTGTAGGCTTTTCAAATGTTTTATTAGGTCACATCAAttattagattatatttttgattttttaaaaaaaggttttaAGACatcaaccaccaccaccaaactACAGGTGTTGGTGTACGTCGCGGTACGACTACACCTGGTGCACGGAATAATTTCTTTTATAGTAATGATTATTTTACGGCTCTTTAACGGCCGGCGGAGTTGTTTTGACTCTCCGTTCCGTTACGTCGCAACGGGGAGTGGAGGGGCGTCTTCTGAAACGGCGTTTTCGTCCGGATTTGTACTGACTCGCATGTGGAGATCACACGGGTGTCGCATATGAAACTGTGGGTGgggtgttgttgtttttgttgctgttgttgttggttttttttttcttttttttcttttttttctttttttttttttttgggtgcaaGCATGCATGTCCACGCAATATATGCaaaattgtatttatttatttattattaaggTATGTGTTTGGCCCTTGAAAACAAGTAAATGTAATATGCAAAATAGCTAGATACAAATGCAAagggttagaaaaaaaaaaaaagagttggggTTTATTGGGGCAATCAAGTTTTAGTCTAAATCAAAATAagttacaaaaataatttactcGGTATAAAGTTTGTTTacgatattttaataatatgatgACATTTAtgatataatgaaaaaaatatattttatgggTAAAATAAGTTATATTTGACGGCATTCTTCATCTGCTgaatagtataaaatttttaaataaatcaaaaaatagataaaattaaaacatttTTACATCCAAATAGAGCCTGTACATTGAAAAAGCAAACTTGGTCATAAGTGCATTTATGCACTTATGATAAAGACCTTTTATTCATGGCTTGTGTACCTCTAAATGGCAAAAATCTAAGCAGCAATATGATGCACACAACAATTCGTAGGGATAgaacaaaaacagaaaagatAAGTTTTGTATTATCAAATGATTAGAATTTTGAGTGAATGGTTCTCCCAATTGCGACGATGATAAGTACTTCACTAAAGAGCGATTTAGAGAATCTAAATCCTAGTAAGCATCATTTAGTAGGATCCATTAAACTATGTTAACCACAAACACGGAGACAACAAACACATGCATGTATGGTACACAATCCATTCCAATCCCCAGATCAAAGCTAAGGGACTCTTTTTTCTTTGAGGAGTCATTCAATCAATAGTTATTAAGATAAAGAATCATCTCCCTCAAACCCCCAATTTCTGAGATCCACCAACTGGGAGAGGGGGGGAACCTGCAATAAGAAAAGTAATGCACGCGATAGTATTACAGATCGGAACGACATTAACCTGCGGTCGTGTTAAAGTcatacttttcttccttttccaGGAATCGAGAGGGAGAGATTCACGACGAGTAACAATATACAACTTCTTTTCACAACATTTATCCAAATAGTATTCACTCGTGCCCCGCAAATGAATGAGGTTATATTTGAATTCTAAGTCGGGGGGTTCGGTCTTCCGTCTTGGACATGGTTAGAATTCGCACTTCGAGTAGAAGTTAAAACCGTCGGAGAAGAGCGCAAGAGAGTTACTTGCCTAAAAATTTCTCCCTCTGTACGGCGTCTCCTGAAAAATGAAACGGAAAGAGCAACGAAGCATCAGCAGACGCAACGGGAAGAAGTATTTTCCGTATGGAATTTGCAGGTTATTTGACAGAAGAGCTCGTATTAATTGAAACATTCAAAAgagataatatttataaaaaaaaaaaatcaagggaAAAAACTGAGTGCTGTTCCTCTCAGAAATAACTCATCTTCTAATCCTTCACGCTACAAGAGACACAGTTATGCCTGGCTAACTGCACTTGGCGTTTATAAAGCCGACTTACTCCACCAATTAACCGAGTACGAATCGTAAGTAACGATACATGTCGAATGGTAATAAATCCCCAAATTTGTTGGAGTTAACAAAGTTGAAGAGTATTTATCATCTTCCTTTGTACCCTCTGTATCCAAGAGTTGATGACCCCCCATTGCTTGACTAACTAATTTTCATTTACTGCTACTCAGTGCTGAGATCACTATGCATCGTAAAGCCTTCTTGACTTTCAACTCTTGTTTTTTAAGAGAA
This DNA window, taken from Ananas comosus cultivar F153 linkage group 21, ASM154086v1, whole genome shotgun sequence, encodes the following:
- the LOC109726600 gene encoding tubby-like F-box protein 14, with amino-acid sequence MSFRSIVRDVRDGIGSLSRRGFEVRVAAHRRGKSQGHVHEIRDQSSVIQNSCWASLPPELLRDVIRRLEASESTWPSRKNVVACAAVCRSWRETCKELVKNPELSGKITFPVSLKQPGPRDAPIQCFIKRDKSTLTYHLYLCLSPAVLVENGKFLLSAKRNRRTTCTEYIITMDADNISRSSSTYIGKLRSNFLGTKFVIYDTQPPYNAAGLSHPGKTSRRFHSKKVSPRCPSSSYVVSQVAYELNVLGTRGPRRMHCIMHSIPASALDAGGTVPSCQPDSDGLFSRSILDESFNSVSFSKSSVDFGSARFSDITAAGAGAGADDGDEEGKARPLVLRNKAPRWHEQLQCWCLNFRGRVTVASVKNFQLIAATQPSAGAPTPSQPAPPPEHDKIILQFGKVAKDMFTMDYRYPLSAFQAFAICLSSFDTKLACE